TGCCCCTATGGCATACAGCGCGGCGATCGCAACGCCTATTATGATGAATGCCCATGCGTAGTTTACGAGATATTCAATGGAGCCTTGAGAGTTTGGCATTAGAAAACCTGCCTGACGTGAAGTCCGGTATTAAAGTAAAAGTAAACGATTATATATCTTTCTAAGACAATAATAGATAGTCTGTTTATAATACACAGCAACTGCATCGGTGTGAAGCTCATGGCAGATTTATCCAACGATATAAGACTAGCTGTCGACAGCGGCAAGGCCGAATTCGGGATAAACAGGTCGTCGGAGGCGATACTGTCAAACAGGGCAAAGATGGTCATAGTCACATCCAAGAACAGCGGGGACAGGCTCAACGACATACTGCACATAGCCAAGATATCCGAAGTCAAGGTGCAGGTTTTCGAGGGAACCCCCGTTGAGCTCGGTGTCGTCTGCGGCAAGCCATTTTCCGTCTCGGTGCTGTCGATAATAGATGCAGGAAACTCAAAGATACTGAATGAAAACTACTAACGTGATTTATTGCCAAATGGTGAATTCGCAGCAAGGAAGCTCGTAAGGATGAGGAAGCATCAGAGGCTTCTGAAGAAATGGCAGAAGAGGAAGATGTTCAAGCTAAAGCAGAAGTACGATGCGATGGGCGAGGTTCCCAGGGCCAAGGCGCTGGTGCTGCAGAAGTTCGCCGTAGGGCAGAAGCAGCCGCACTCCGGCCAGATAAAATGCGTCAAGGTGCAGATAATAAAGAACGGGAAGGTCGTGGGCGCCTTCGTGCCGGGAGACGGATCCGTTGGGTTCATCGACGAGCACGATGAGGTCACCATAGAAGGCCTTGGAGGATCGCAGAGGGGCCAGATGGGATGCATCCCGGGAATGAAATACAAAGTGGTTGAAGTCAACGGTGCAAACATACAGCTGGTCAGGGCCGGCAAGAAAGAGAAGCCGAAGAGATGACGATGATGGCAGAGCCAAACGAAAACATTCCAGCTCAGCAGGACGAGCCGAAGGAGGAGCAGAAGCCGAAGCCAAAGAGGGCAAGGCCTTCAAGGCAGCCGAGGCAGCAGGGCGAGGCGAATGCCAACGAAGCAACGCCACACGCTGCAAAGCGCGTTCTTCTCTTCGACAAGTATGAATACAATGTCGAGGTGCAGGACCTCAGCCTTAAGAACTACATAAACCTGAAGCCGCTTGCTTATCCATCAACATACAG
This window of the Candidatus Micrarchaeota archaeon genome carries:
- a CDS encoding 30S ribosomal protein S12 is translated as MPNGEFAARKLVRMRKHQRLLKKWQKRKMFKLKQKYDAMGEVPRAKALVLQKFAVGQKQPHSGQIKCVKVQIIKNGKVVGAFVPGDGSVGFIDEHDEVTIEGLGGSQRGQMGCIPGMKYKVVEVNGANIQLVRAGKKEKPKR
- a CDS encoding 50S ribosomal protein L30e, whose product is MADLSNDIRLAVDSGKAEFGINRSSEAILSNRAKMVIVTSKNSGDRLNDILHIAKISEVKVQVFEGTPVELGVVCGKPFSVSVLSIIDAGNSKILNENY